One window of Alkaliphilus metalliredigens QYMF genomic DNA carries:
- a CDS encoding helix-turn-helix transcriptional regulator: protein MYEKLRNIRNEKSITALEMANMLGLKTPAAYYKKETGTIKFSLEEAEKIAKFLGLPIEEIFFKTEVSETATTEG, encoded by the coding sequence ATGTACGAAAAATTAAGAAATATCAGGAATGAAAAGAGTATAACTGCTCTAGAAATGGCAAATATGTTGGGGTTAAAAACACCAGCTGCCTACTACAAGAAAGAAACTGGAACAATAAAATTTTCTCTAGAAGAGGCAGAAAAGATAGCGAAGTTTTTAGGACTACCGATAGAAGAAATTTTTTTTAAAACCGAAGTATCTGAAACAGCAACAACGGAAGGATAA
- a CDS encoding pyridoxal phosphate-dependent aminotransferase, translating to MNLSKRITSMQESPIRKLVPYAQAAKANGKKVYHLNIGQPDIETPSSFMEAIRNFDEKVLAYSLSQGMPELIDSMIDYYKKYDMHFENDEILITNGGSEALLFAMIAVADAGDEVLVPEPFYTNYNGFTSAVDVKVVPITCKAEEGFHLPNRKSIEDIINPKTKAIMLSNPGNPTGVVYTKEEIHMLADLAKEYNLFILADEVYREFVYDGLEYTSFGNIKEIQDRVVIIDSVSKRYSACGARIGSVACKNKELIKEVLKLCQGRLCVPTLEQVGAIELYKTPESYFKTVNKEYEKRRDIVYTELNKMPGVLCKKPTGAFYVAAKLPVDDAEKFVIWMLKDFDIDGETLMMAPAEGFYATPGLGKDEVRIAYVLNEDDLMKSMNLLKVALELYPNKTI from the coding sequence ATGAATTTATCTAAAAGAATTACAAGTATGCAAGAATCTCCCATCAGAAAGTTGGTTCCTTACGCTCAAGCTGCTAAAGCTAATGGGAAAAAGGTATATCATCTAAATATTGGACAACCAGACATCGAAACCCCTTCTTCTTTTATGGAAGCTATTCGTAATTTTGACGAAAAAGTGTTAGCCTATTCATTATCTCAAGGAATGCCTGAATTAATAGATTCAATGATTGATTATTACAAGAAATATGATATGCATTTTGAAAATGACGAAATTTTAATCACTAATGGAGGTTCAGAAGCCTTATTATTTGCTATGATAGCTGTGGCTGATGCCGGTGATGAAGTTTTAGTTCCTGAACCATTTTATACAAATTACAATGGGTTCACTTCTGCTGTTGATGTAAAGGTTGTTCCAATTACATGTAAAGCCGAAGAAGGGTTTCATTTGCCAAATAGAAAGTCAATTGAGGATATCATTAATCCTAAAACCAAGGCAATTATGTTATCTAATCCAGGAAACCCAACTGGCGTGGTCTATACAAAAGAAGAAATACATATGTTAGCAGACCTAGCTAAGGAATACAATCTATTTATTCTTGCAGATGAGGTTTATAGAGAATTTGTATATGATGGACTAGAATACACTAGCTTCGGTAATATAAAAGAAATTCAAGATCGTGTTGTTATTATAGATAGTGTTTCTAAAAGATATAGTGCTTGTGGAGCTAGAATTGGTTCCGTTGCATGTAAGAACAAAGAATTAATTAAAGAAGTTTTAAAATTATGCCAAGGAAGACTATGTGTACCGACATTAGAGCAAGTAGGTGCAATCGAGTTATATAAAACGCCAGAAAGCTACTTCAAGACTGTAAACAAGGAGTATGAAAAACGTAGAGATATTGTATACACTGAACTAAATAAAATGCCAGGTGTTTTATGCAAAAAACCTACAGGCGCTTTTTATGTAGCGGCTAAATTACCAGTAGATGATGCCGAAAAGTTTGTTATTTGGATGTTAAAAGACTTTGATATAGACGGGGAGACGCTGATGATGGCTCCAGCAGAAGGATTCTATGCCACCCCAGGTCTTGGCAAAGATGAGGTTCGAATTGCCTATGTACTGAATGAAGATGACTTAATGAAATCAATGAACTTATTAAAGGTTGCACTAGAGCTGTATCCTAATAAAACGATATAA
- a CDS encoding M42 family metallopeptidase: protein MKEFSTELLKKLLLVYGPSGNEAQVAELISEEIKDLVDEIYTDNLGNLIAHKKGPGKKIMLAGHMDQIGLMTTHIDKEGFLRFSNLGGLSPAITLSQRVIFENGVIGVIGSEKIDTLKDLTLDKLFIDIGASSQEDAETMVSIGDTCVYHSEPIIDDKKVISQGLDDRIGCFIMIEVLKQLKEIKHDLYFVFTVQEEVGTRGAKTAAFHIEPDLAISFDVTATGDTPKAKEMAVKLGAGAAIKIKDNSILCHPMIKNHMIKTAKKFRIPYQLEVLEFGGTDSGAIHLTRSGVPSGVLSVPSRYIHSNCEMASVSDVENIISLSRALFENEWSEA from the coding sequence ATGAAAGAATTTAGCACAGAATTGCTCAAAAAATTACTTTTAGTCTATGGGCCGTCAGGGAATGAAGCGCAGGTCGCTGAGTTAATCTCAGAAGAGATCAAAGACTTAGTAGATGAAATCTATACCGATAACCTAGGTAATTTGATTGCCCATAAAAAAGGGCCCGGTAAAAAAATTATGTTAGCTGGACATATGGATCAAATTGGTCTTATGACAACCCATATTGATAAAGAAGGTTTTTTACGATTTTCTAACCTCGGTGGTCTTTCTCCCGCAATCACATTATCCCAGAGAGTTATTTTCGAAAATGGTGTCATTGGAGTCATTGGTAGTGAAAAAATTGATACATTAAAAGATTTAACTTTAGATAAATTGTTTATTGATATCGGTGCCTCTTCACAGGAGGATGCGGAGACCATGGTTTCTATTGGAGACACATGCGTTTATCATAGTGAACCTATTATTGATGATAAAAAAGTGATTTCCCAGGGATTAGATGACCGAATAGGATGCTTTATCATGATAGAAGTATTAAAGCAGTTAAAGGAAATAAAACACGACCTTTACTTTGTTTTCACTGTACAGGAAGAAGTAGGTACTAGAGGGGCAAAAACAGCCGCTTTTCATATAGAACCTGACCTTGCTATCTCTTTTGATGTAACAGCTACTGGAGACACACCTAAGGCAAAGGAAATGGCAGTAAAATTAGGTGCTGGTGCCGCAATCAAGATCAAAGATAACTCGATTCTCTGCCACCCCATGATAAAGAATCATATGATTAAAACAGCAAAGAAATTTCGAATTCCATATCAATTAGAAGTGCTGGAGTTTGGTGGAACAGATTCTGGTGCAATCCATCTAACGAGAAGTGGGGTACCATCAGGCGTACTATCCGTACCATCACGATATATTCATAGTAACTGTGAAATGGCCTCTGTTTCAGATGTAGAAAATATCATTTCTTTATCTAGAGCACTTTTCGAAAATGAATGGTCTGAAGCGTAA
- a CDS encoding MerR family transcriptional regulator gives MSEKENKTYSMKDVSQITKFKPHVIRFYEKEFELNIPRASNNRRYFTDTELSQLLTIQSLQEQGLSNKKIKEVLLSQDNHNFNSFCNPEVAMSQVNAEPDSLAIEEQLAMDANSPSFKGKNKVSDDFQSLKNELLVMLRSMDYQEKIEELTMKVDELTSELGRKDQDVLICENAKLKMKIKEKSYEISELKDRIKREQHKNLPFFTRIFSSKKDEEKLPTT, from the coding sequence ATGAGTGAAAAAGAGAATAAAACCTACTCAATGAAGGACGTTTCCCAAATAACAAAGTTCAAACCACATGTGATCCGCTTCTATGAAAAAGAATTCGAGCTAAACATCCCTCGTGCATCAAATAACAGACGCTATTTTACCGATACAGAGCTAAGCCAATTATTAACAATCCAGAGCCTACAAGAACAAGGCTTGTCCAATAAAAAAATAAAAGAGGTCTTGCTTTCTCAAGATAATCATAATTTTAACTCTTTCTGCAATCCTGAAGTAGCTATGAGTCAGGTGAATGCTGAGCCTGATTCCCTTGCCATAGAAGAACAATTAGCCATGGACGCTAATTCTCCTTCATTTAAAGGTAAAAATAAGGTGAGTGACGACTTCCAATCATTGAAGAATGAACTTCTTGTTATGCTTAGAAGTATGGATTATCAGGAGAAAATTGAAGAATTGACAATGAAGGTTGATGAATTAACAAGTGAACTAGGACGTAAGGATCAGGATGTATTAATTTGCGAAAATGCAAAATTGAAAATGAAAATCAAGGAAAAGTCCTATGAAATTTCAGAATTAAAAGACCGTATTAAAAGAGAACAGCATAAAAACCTACCTTTTTTCACACGAATTTTTAGCTCTAAAAAGGATGAAGAGAAATTACCGACTACATAA
- a CDS encoding AAA family ATPase, giving the protein MKFILEKLKIRNFKGIREQDIEFNPISTTICGENATGKTTVVDAFTWLLFEKDSKGRSQFEIKTLEDGEQIHGLDHTVEGYFKIDGRPLKLKKTYKEVWTKKRGEDQPTFTGHEIERVINDIPVKKSEYEKKIGQLVDEKIFQLLTDPHYFSQQLSWKERRGTLFSLTGGDITNENVFLANPSLRAIEEDLEDKTIEELKKSLSYQRRELNKQRENIPVKIETLNGTIKEIDKTAIEFRLNFIKSGIKATEEQMLDATKLGEEQLKKQDELFEIKTRKKEIEHELQSGIKDPDQETKDEIKELQIKLRELQPEINSEIRIIESLEKNIDKNRKTLEKLRTDYKEEAARELNIDDSIKACPTCKRSFPEDEIESKITEMEENFKAHQVDRLKKLREEGQSISKEVEGYQEELEQAKEKLDHLQNQAERLSVTIRKKESLLGTKEKTDINSLLADNQEYQELIKKINEIENEIKNRDHDTTIKDLRRKKEEMEIQLKEKEKELHQEEINQETKEKIKVLMEEEKGLSQQINEIEKKEGIADQFINTKAEIIEQSINEKFEKVSFRLFKKQINGALDETCDVLVDGVPFDNANTAGQVNAGLDVINSLCRHYDTYTPIFIDNSESINNFIPSDSQIIKLKVTKHKILRIEAES; this is encoded by the coding sequence ATGAAATTTATTTTAGAAAAATTGAAAATTAGGAATTTTAAGGGAATCCGAGAACAGGACATCGAGTTTAACCCGATATCCACAACCATCTGTGGAGAAAATGCAACAGGAAAAACAACGGTAGTAGATGCATTCACATGGCTACTATTCGAGAAGGATAGCAAGGGAAGGTCACAATTCGAAATCAAGACGCTGGAAGATGGTGAGCAGATCCACGGATTAGACCACACGGTAGAAGGCTATTTTAAAATAGACGGAAGGCCGCTAAAGCTAAAAAAGACCTACAAGGAAGTATGGACCAAAAAAAGAGGAGAGGATCAACCGACATTCACTGGGCACGAAATAGAAAGAGTAATTAACGACATACCAGTCAAGAAATCGGAGTACGAGAAAAAAATTGGACAGCTGGTGGACGAGAAAATATTCCAGCTACTAACAGACCCACACTATTTTTCACAGCAACTAAGCTGGAAAGAGCGAAGAGGTACACTATTTTCCCTAACAGGAGGAGACATAACCAACGAGAATGTATTCTTAGCAAACCCAAGCCTAAGGGCGATAGAAGAGGACTTAGAAGATAAAACAATAGAGGAGCTAAAAAAATCTCTAAGCTACCAGAGGAGAGAACTCAACAAGCAACGAGAAAATATACCTGTAAAAATAGAAACGCTGAACGGGACCATCAAAGAAATCGATAAAACTGCCATAGAATTTAGATTAAACTTTATCAAAAGCGGAATCAAGGCAACAGAAGAACAAATGCTAGATGCAACCAAGCTAGGAGAAGAACAATTAAAAAAACAGGACGAGCTCTTCGAGATAAAAACCAGAAAAAAGGAAATAGAGCATGAACTACAGAGCGGAATAAAGGATCCGGACCAAGAAACCAAGGATGAAATAAAAGAACTGCAGATAAAACTAAGAGAGCTACAGCCAGAAATCAATAGCGAAATTAGAATCATAGAGTCGCTTGAAAAAAACATTGATAAAAATAGAAAAACTCTAGAAAAGCTAAGAACTGACTACAAAGAAGAGGCGGCCAGAGAATTAAACATAGACGACAGCATAAAAGCATGCCCGACTTGCAAAAGGTCATTTCCAGAAGATGAAATAGAAAGCAAGATAACTGAAATGGAAGAAAACTTCAAAGCTCACCAGGTGGATAGACTGAAAAAACTAAGGGAGGAAGGTCAGTCCATATCCAAAGAAGTAGAGGGGTACCAGGAAGAATTAGAGCAAGCTAAAGAAAAATTAGACCACCTGCAAAATCAAGCAGAGAGATTAAGCGTCACCATAAGAAAAAAAGAAAGCTTGCTAGGTACCAAAGAAAAAACCGACATCAACAGCCTGCTTGCAGACAACCAAGAATACCAAGAATTAATCAAAAAAATAAACGAAATAGAAAACGAAATAAAAAATAGAGATCACGATACTACGATAAAAGACCTAAGAAGAAAGAAAGAGGAAATGGAGATACAGCTTAAGGAAAAAGAAAAAGAACTGCACCAGGAAGAGATTAACCAGGAAACCAAGGAAAAAATAAAAGTCTTAATGGAAGAAGAGAAGGGGTTATCTCAACAGATAAATGAAATCGAAAAGAAAGAGGGTATAGCAGATCAATTCATCAACACCAAAGCAGAAATCATAGAGCAAAGCATCAATGAGAAATTTGAAAAGGTATCCTTCCGACTCTTCAAAAAGCAGATAAACGGAGCACTAGACGAAACATGCGATGTGCTAGTAGACGGAGTACCATTCGACAATGCCAACACAGCAGGACAAGTCAATGCGGGACTGGATGTAATCAACAGCCTATGCAGACACTACGACACCTATACACCGATTTTTATTGATAATTCAGAGTCAATCAATAACTTCATACCAAGCGACTCGCAAATTATAAAACTTAAAGTAACCAAACACAAAATACTAAGGATAGAGGCTGAAAGCTAA
- a CDS encoding M42 family metallopeptidase, whose amino-acid sequence MLLKKLTEALGVSGNEGEVRELIKGELDDSVDQLRVDRMGNLFATKNTVNSDYRIIVTAHMDEIGLMVKGIEESGLLRFAPIGGIDPRILVSKIVLIGDNKLIGIIGAKAIHMQKPSERKKALSIDDLYIDIGVSSKEEAEKLLSIGDYIAFQSDYVEFANNRVKSKALDNRVGCAILIELLKMDLNVNITGIFTVQEEIGLRGSAVAANQIKGDLAIVLEGTTCSDVKGIEPHFQATNLDGGPAISIMDRTSIYNRPLVDSLIETAKENNIPWQYRRSSFGGNDAGSFHLAQEGTPCVSLAVPCRYIHSPASVLSLDDYRHTLNLTVKFIEKISKGGVI is encoded by the coding sequence ATGCTATTAAAAAAATTAACTGAAGCCTTAGGAGTCTCTGGAAATGAAGGAGAAGTGCGAGAGCTAATAAAAGGTGAACTAGATGATTCTGTAGATCAGCTACGAGTTGATCGCATGGGTAATCTATTTGCAACAAAAAACACAGTTAACTCAGATTATCGAATCATCGTCACAGCCCATATGGATGAAATTGGCCTGATGGTAAAGGGTATTGAAGAGAGTGGGCTCCTGCGATTTGCACCAATTGGTGGTATTGATCCAAGAATACTGGTTTCTAAAATTGTGCTCATTGGTGACAACAAGCTCATTGGCATTATTGGAGCCAAAGCCATCCACATGCAAAAACCATCTGAGCGAAAAAAAGCGCTATCAATTGACGATTTGTACATAGATATTGGTGTGAGTTCTAAAGAAGAAGCGGAAAAATTGCTTTCTATTGGAGACTACATTGCTTTCCAAAGTGATTATGTTGAGTTTGCTAACAATAGAGTGAAATCCAAAGCCTTAGACAACCGTGTAGGCTGTGCGATACTAATTGAGTTGCTTAAAATGGATTTAAATGTTAATATAACTGGAATCTTTACAGTGCAAGAAGAAATTGGATTGAGAGGATCCGCAGTTGCAGCCAATCAAATAAAAGGAGATCTGGCAATTGTTCTTGAGGGAACTACATGTTCAGATGTAAAAGGGATTGAACCACATTTTCAAGCGACGAATTTAGATGGTGGTCCTGCCATTTCAATCATGGATCGTACTTCTATTTATAATCGCCCTCTAGTAGACTCGTTAATTGAAACCGCAAAGGAAAACAATATTCCATGGCAATATAGACGATCAAGCTTCGGTGGTAATGATGCTGGCAGCTTTCACCTTGCCCAAGAAGGAACTCCCTGCGTTTCTTTAGCTGTTCCTTGTCGTTATATTCATTCACCGGCCTCTGTATTGAGTCTAGATGATTATAGACACACATTAAATTTAACTGTAAAGTTTATTGAAAAAATAAGTAAAGGTGGCGTTATATAA
- a CDS encoding helix-turn-helix domain-containing protein, with translation MRIRELRQELGMTQEELGRKINQTKSNVSKYETGTLEPNIQTLNLLSDIFDVSIDYLVGKSNIKKQDACIGAEMHELMNNLGNLSEESKKELEKYVQLLNMKDQLDKSKEEQSSVLEKEA, from the coding sequence ATGAGAATAAGAGAATTGCGTCAAGAACTTGGAATGACACAAGAAGAGTTAGGTCGAAAGATCAATCAAACAAAATCAAATGTTTCAAAGTATGAAACTGGCACGTTAGAGCCGAATATCCAAACACTAAATTTGCTGTCAGATATTTTCGATGTGTCTATTGATTATTTAGTAGGTAAATCTAATATTAAGAAACAAGATGCTTGCATTGGTGCAGAAATGCACGAACTTATGAATAATCTTGGTAATCTTAGCGAGGAAAGCAAGAAAGAACTTGAAAAGTATGTCCAGCTTTTGAATATGAAAGATCAGCTGGATAAAAGCAAAGAAGAGCAGTCATCAGTTTTGGAGAAAGAAGCTTAA
- a CDS encoding CheR family methyltransferase, whose amino-acid sequence MEGYQLFITKVYKKTGIDLSSYKERQMKRRIESLITRNNFPTYDLYYNAINQDKKLLDEFINYLTINVSEFYRNPQQWEILNSEIIPNLLKTRKKLKIWSSACSTGEECYSLVMALSKFYPLKDIEVLATDIDEGAITKAQLGVYTPKSVENLPNEFIERFFTLQSERFMISGDIKNRVRFKKLNLIEDAYPSDCDLILCRNVMIYFTEETKSKMYQKFHDALGSDGILFVGSTEQIILPHRYNLSPLKTFFYQKSNR is encoded by the coding sequence ATGGAAGGATACCAGCTTTTTATAACAAAGGTTTATAAAAAAACAGGGATCGATTTATCTTCTTACAAGGAAAGACAAATGAAAAGACGAATTGAATCATTGATTACAAGAAATAATTTCCCTACATACGACTTGTACTATAATGCAATTAACCAAGACAAAAAACTGCTAGATGAATTTATCAACTATCTAACAATAAATGTGTCGGAGTTTTATCGTAATCCACAACAGTGGGAAATTCTAAATTCAGAAATCATTCCTAACTTATTAAAAACAAGGAAAAAGTTAAAGATATGGAGTTCTGCTTGTTCAACTGGTGAGGAATGTTACTCATTAGTGATGGCTTTAAGTAAGTTTTATCCACTAAAAGACATTGAAGTATTAGCCACGGATATTGACGAAGGTGCTATAACTAAGGCACAGCTAGGTGTGTATACACCTAAAAGTGTTGAAAACTTGCCTAATGAGTTTATCGAACGCTTCTTTACCTTGCAAAGTGAGCGTTTTATGATAAGTGGAGACATTAAGAATCGTGTGCGTTTTAAAAAACTCAACCTAATTGAGGATGCTTATCCTAGTGACTGTGATTTAATACTATGTAGAAATGTCATGATTTACTTTACTGAAGAAACCAAGAGTAAGATGTATCAAAAGTTCCATGACGCTTTAGGTAGCGATGGTATTTTGTTTGTGGGTAGTACTGAACAAATTATATTGCCCCATAGATACAATCTCTCACCTCTTAAAACTTTTTTCTATCAAAAAAGTAATCGATAA
- a CDS encoding M42 family metallopeptidase yields the protein MNLREVIIELSEASGVSGHEEKVSQVITSIFADYVDEIKKDALGNLIMIKKGRNSGGKKIMLAAHMDEIGLMVKDIDDKGFISFTNIGGVDQRTLLCQEVLIHGSEETYGIIGAKPPHLTDASERENALSIEDLVIDTGFSKQALEGKIQIGDVITVKRAVSTLQNGWLAGKALDDRAGVAVLYQCLRLLQDSYHDIDVYCVATVQEEVGTRGATTSAYQINPDIGIAIDVGFGRTPELNRFDTIEMGKGPAITMGPNINPLIFKHLKTVAQENYIDYQVEVAPGSTGTDAWPIQIARSGVATGLLSIPLRYMHTSVETICLSDIEKTGKLLSQFIVSFNTQEVESLLCY from the coding sequence ATGAATTTACGCGAAGTAATCATTGAATTATCGGAAGCTTCCGGTGTATCCGGTCATGAAGAGAAAGTTTCTCAAGTTATTACCAGTATATTTGCAGACTATGTTGATGAAATCAAAAAAGATGCCTTAGGAAATTTAATTATGATTAAAAAAGGCAGAAATAGTGGCGGAAAAAAAATTATGCTAGCAGCTCATATGGATGAAATAGGCTTAATGGTCAAAGATATAGATGATAAAGGCTTTATTTCATTTACAAACATTGGTGGTGTCGATCAGCGGACGCTCCTATGTCAAGAAGTATTGATTCATGGTTCTGAGGAAACCTACGGTATTATTGGCGCAAAACCACCTCACCTCACAGATGCAAGTGAAAGAGAGAATGCTTTATCAATTGAAGACTTGGTGATTGATACTGGTTTTTCAAAGCAAGCCCTAGAGGGAAAAATCCAAATTGGCGATGTCATTACTGTTAAAAGAGCGGTTTCTACTTTGCAGAATGGATGGCTTGCAGGCAAGGCCTTAGATGACCGTGCTGGAGTTGCTGTGTTGTACCAATGTCTCCGATTACTACAAGATTCCTATCATGACATAGATGTTTATTGCGTGGCCACTGTACAGGAAGAAGTCGGTACACGGGGTGCTACGACCTCCGCTTATCAGATTAACCCTGATATTGGTATTGCCATTGATGTGGGATTTGGAAGAACACCAGAGTTAAATCGTTTTGATACAATCGAAATGGGAAAGGGACCTGCCATTACCATGGGCCCCAACATCAACCCATTAATCTTTAAACATTTAAAGACAGTGGCTCAAGAAAATTATATTGATTATCAAGTAGAAGTCGCTCCAGGTTCAACAGGAACAGATGCTTGGCCTATTCAAATTGCACGTTCAGGTGTTGCAACAGGTTTATTGTCAATTCCACTACGTTACATGCATACCTCTGTGGAGACAATTTGTTTATCCGACATAGAAAAAACAGGAAAGCTTCTATCACAATTCATTGTTTCCTTTAATACTCAGGAGGTGGAGTCATTATTATGCTATTAA
- a CDS encoding recombinase family protein yields the protein MILLEKAALYIRVSTHHQIDKDSLPFQKKELINYSKYVLGVDEYEIFEDAGYSGKNTDRPKFQEMMSRIRAGEFTHVLVWKIDRVSRNLRDFTEMYDEIKKYNVTFISKNEQFDTSTAMGEAMLKIILVFAELERKLTAERVYSIMLSRAEKGLWNGAPVPLGYDFDEELKFAVVNEEEAKIVKFIFDTYEEVKSTGEVKHRLEANGIRTKRNGHWTTKTISDVIRNPFYVGTYRYNYRYSPHGKIRPEEEWVVVEDNHPAIVSKEQYEKLNKIMDSNAHGRGTDRTKENHIHVFKGLISCSKCNKNYIASTDRPRSDGYRPSVYRCYNYVHNKKQYRTCSGGIGEVKLGPFVINYIANLIKSNEFISTYGSKGTEKEVEKILLKGSSFKGVAGIIAQDLKHTYEVLLKNTGDILFDSIEEPKDIEQDMELESLKSEKKKIERALQRLEDLYLFSEDSMSEKNYLVKKQELEKRINSINDKIKKRSQEYSRNLPGHDLSFIKKATQYLLAHNLYNDRAINYNKIVKMIDKKLLQDFMQCVVKKITVDEDKTISSIEFVNGLSHRFIYRK from the coding sequence GTGATTTTATTGGAGAAAGCAGCATTATACATTAGAGTGTCAACGCACCACCAGATTGACAAAGACTCCCTTCCTTTTCAAAAAAAGGAACTTATCAATTATTCGAAATATGTGCTAGGTGTAGATGAATATGAAATATTTGAAGATGCTGGTTATTCTGGTAAGAATACAGATCGTCCAAAGTTCCAGGAGATGATGAGCAGGATTCGTGCTGGGGAATTCACTCATGTTTTAGTTTGGAAGATTGATCGTGTTTCTAGGAACCTTCGTGACTTCACAGAGATGTATGATGAAATAAAAAAATACAATGTTACTTTTATTTCTAAAAATGAACAGTTCGATACCTCTACCGCTATGGGCGAGGCTATGCTAAAAATTATCCTGGTATTTGCCGAGTTAGAGCGAAAGCTCACAGCCGAGAGGGTTTACTCGATTATGCTATCAAGAGCTGAAAAAGGGTTATGGAATGGAGCTCCTGTGCCTTTAGGGTATGACTTTGATGAAGAATTAAAATTTGCTGTTGTAAACGAAGAAGAGGCCAAGATAGTAAAGTTTATTTTTGATACCTATGAGGAAGTAAAGTCTACCGGAGAAGTTAAGCACCGACTAGAGGCTAATGGTATTCGAACTAAAAGAAATGGCCACTGGACTACCAAAACTATATCAGACGTGATTAGAAACCCTTTCTATGTTGGTACTTATAGATACAACTACAGATACAGTCCTCATGGAAAGATAAGACCAGAAGAAGAATGGGTGGTTGTGGAAGATAATCATCCTGCCATTGTATCTAAGGAGCAATATGAAAAGCTTAATAAAATAATGGATTCTAATGCTCACGGAAGAGGTACCGATAGAACAAAAGAAAATCATATCCATGTTTTTAAAGGTCTAATTAGCTGCAGTAAATGCAATAAAAATTATATTGCATCTACCGATCGCCCTAGGTCTGACGGATACAGGCCTTCTGTTTATCGGTGTTATAATTACGTCCATAACAAAAAGCAATACAGAACATGCAGCGGTGGTATTGGCGAGGTTAAACTCGGTCCATTTGTAATTAATTATATAGCTAACCTAATTAAATCAAATGAGTTTATTTCCACCTATGGATCCAAAGGAACTGAAAAAGAAGTTGAGAAAATATTATTAAAAGGATCCTCTTTTAAGGGTGTTGCTGGCATAATTGCCCAGGATCTAAAGCATACTTACGAGGTTTTGTTGAAAAATACTGGCGACATTCTTTTTGATAGTATCGAGGAACCAAAAGATATCGAACAGGATATGGAGCTTGAATCTTTGAAATCTGAAAAGAAGAAAATCGAAAGAGCTCTTCAAAGGTTAGAAGATTTATATCTATTTTCGGAAGATAGTATGTCTGAAAAGAATTACCTGGTGAAAAAACAAGAGCTTGAGAAGAGAATTAATTCTATAAACGACAAAATAAAAAAGAGGTCCCAGGAATACTCCAGGAACCTTCCAGGTCATGATTTAAGTTTTATAAAAAAGGCCACTCAATATCTTTTGGCCCATAATTTATATAACGATCGAGCTATTAATTATAACAAGATTGTGAAAATGATAGATAAGAAATTGCTGCAAGATTTTATGCAATGTGTAGTTAAGAAAATAACAGTAGATGAGGATAAAACAATTTCATCTATTGAATTTGTTAATGGCCTTTCCCATAGGTTTATATACAGAAAATGA